In the genome of Streptomyces aquilus, the window GCTGACCGGCTCGTTCTATCCCGTGCTGCTCGCCGGGGCCTTCCTGCTGCCGCCGCCCGCCGCCGCGCTCGTCGCGGTGCCGGGGGCGCTGCTGGCCCCGGTCGCGCGCCGCCCCCGCCTGCTGCGCCGGATCTGGCGGGCGTCCCAACTCGCCGTCGCCGCCTGGGCCGCGTCCCGCGTGCACTGGGCGCTGGGCGGCCGGGACGCCGTCGTCGACTCCGACTTTCCCTACGCGCTCGTCCCGGCGGGGGCGGCCGTCGTCGTCTTCTGCCTGGTGCTGACCGTCCTGGACGGCGGCATCCTGACGCTCGCGGAAGGTGTCCCGGCCCGTCTCGCCTGGCAGGGGCTGTTCGTACGATCCCTCGCGCCGATCGCCGTGCACGGGCTCGCCGGGCTCATGATGGCCGTCCTGTGGCGCAGCCCGTACGGACCCGTCGCCGCGCTGCTCGTGCTGCTGCCGATGTGCGTGTCATGGTGGGCGTTCGCCCAGTACCACCGGGAGCGGGCCGCCCACCAGGCCACCATCCGGGCGCTGGTCCAGGCCGTCGACATCAAGGACGAGTACACGCGCGGGCACAGCGAGCGCGTCGGCCAGGCCTCGATGATGATCGCCCGCGAGCTCGGCATGGACGAGGGCCGCATCGAGGTCCTCCGCTTCGCCGGCATCCTGCACGACGTGGGCAAGCTGGGCGTCCCGACCCGGCTGCTGCGCAAGGACGGGCCGCTGACGCCCGAGGAACGCCGGATCATCGAGCTGCACCCCGAGTACGGGCACGAGATGGTGCGGGGCATCTCCTTCCTCGGAGAGGCGCGGGCCGCCGTACTGCACCATCACGAACGGCTGGACGGCAGCGGGTACCCGTACGGGCTGGTCGGGGCCCAGATCCCCGAGTCGGCGCGGGTGGTGGCGGTCGCCGACGCCTTCGACGCGATGACGTCCACCCGGTCCTACAGCAGGGCCCGGCCCGTGGGCACGGCCCTGGAGGAGCTGGAGCGGTGCGCGGGGACGCAGTTCGACCCGCGGATGGTGACGGCACTCGTCCGGGCGCTGGGGCGGCACGGCTGGCATCCCGCGGTGACCGCGGACGAGGCGACCCGGGTGCCGGGGCCCCGGCACCCGGTCGGGAACCGGTCCGGGGTACGGCCATGACAGCGGGGCGCCCACCGGTTCTGCTGACCCTCGTCCACGGCTCCGCCGCCCTCGTCGCCGCCGTCTCCCTCGCCGTCACCTTCTGGAGCGGTCTGGAGGACCGGGGCGTCGCGGTCGCCTTCGGGGTGCTGATCGCCGTCGGTGAGCTCACCCGGTGGACCGGCGCCCAGGTCAGGGAGGCCGCGCCGCTCGGGGCCGCGGGGGCGCTGTCGTACGCGCTGCTCGGGGCGGACGCCGGGCGGGCCACGCAGCACGGGGTCGCCCAGGTGGTCGCCGTGGTCGTCGCGGCCGGGCTGCTGGGCAGCGTGCCGCACATCTGGCGGGGCGGCGGCCGCACGCCGGACCATCTCGCGCGGCGCGTGCTCAGCACCGGCTTCGCCGCCGTCTGCTTCCAACCCCTCTACAACCAGGGCGTGTTCACCGCCTGGGGCGGACCGGCGTACGCGCTGCTGCTGCTCGCCCTGCTCGCCCTCACCGCGCTGTGCGACGCCGTGCTCGCCGCGGCCCTGCGGCACTCCCGCACCCGCTGGCCCTTCGGCCCGCTGCTCCGCGACGAGCTGCGGGCGCTGCTCGGCATCGGCTCCGCGGTCTGCGCGACCGGCGCCGTCATGGCGCTCGCGGTCGCCGTCGTCGGTCTGTGGGCGCTGCCGGTGTTCTGTGTGCCGCTGCTGCTCACCCAGCTGTCCTTCCGGCGGTACGCCGCCGTCCGCGCCACCTACCGGCAGACCATCGCCTCCCTCGCCCGCGCCACCGAGATCGCCGGGTACACCCCCGCCGGACACGCCCGCCGCGTCGCCGCCCTCAGCCGGGCCGTCGGCCGGGACCTGGGGCTGTCCGGGCGCGACCTCACCGTCCTGGAGTACGCCGCCCTGATGCACGACATCGGACAGCTCAGCCTCGTCGACCCGGTACCGGCCGGGGCCACCGCCACGCTGCCCGCCGAGGAGCAGCGGCGCATCGCGCTGCTCGGCGGCGCCGTCGTACGGCAGACCGGGGTGGACGGGGCGGTCGCCGTGGTCGTGGAGCGGCAGGCCGACCCCTACCGGCAGCAGCCGGTCGCCGCCCGGATCGTACGGACGGTGAACGCGTACGAGGAGAAGGCGCGGGACGCCGGGCCCGGCGGGCCTCTCACCGCACTGGAGGAACTACGGCTGGCGACCGCGGGGGAGCATGCGCCGGACGTGGTGGAGGCGCTGGCCAGGGTGCTGGCGCGAGACTGTCTGACCCTGCCCCGGGCTGGGTAACCCATGGGTAATGAGCGCCCTTCCAGCCGCACGTGGTTGGATGCGAAGGAGAGGGATTCCGGGGGCAGTGGCGAGGTCACTGAGGGCAACTGGCAGGCGGGAATCGTGAGGATCTTCGGCAAAGGACGGCACCGGCCCTCCGCCTCCTGGCGGCAGGCCACCGACCGCGCGTTCACGCTGATCGGCGACGGTCGGTACGAGGACGCGGGCGCGCTGCTGACGCGCGCCGCCGACCTGGAACCGTGGCTGTCCGAGTCCTGGTTCAACCTCGCCCTGCTGCACAAGTTCCGGCACGACTGGGAGCAGGCGCGGGCGGCGGGGCTGCGTGCCGTCGCCCTCCTCGACCGCGAGGCGGGCGCACCCGACTGGTGGAACGTCGGCATCGCGGCGACCGCGCTGCAGGACTGGCCGCTGGCGCGGCGGGCCTGGCAGGCGTACGGGCTGCGGGTGCCGGGCGGGGCGGCCGACTCCGGTGAGCCGGTCGGCATGGACCTCGGCAGTGCGGCCGTACGGCTGTCGCCGGAGGGTGAGGCGGAAGTGGTCTGGGGCCGCCGTCTCGACCCCGCGCGCGTCGAGGTGCTGTCGATCCCGCTGCCGTCGTCCGGACGGCGCTGGGGTGAGGTCGTGCTGCACGACGGGGTGCCGCACGGGGAGCGGACCACTGCCGCCGGACACTCCTATCCCGTCTTCGACGAGATCGAGCTGTGGGCGCCTTCGCCGGTGCCGACCTGGGTGGTGCTGCTGGAGGCGGCCACCGAGGCGGACCGGGACGCGCTGGAGCAGCTGGCGGCCGACGCCGGGTTCGCGGCGGAGGACTGGTCGTCCTCGGTGCGGCTGCTGTGCCGGATGTGCTCGGAGTCCCGGATGCCGTCCGACGAGGGCGACGGCGAGCACCTCGACCCGCACGACCACAGTGAGCCGGGGCATCCCGGGCCGCTGGGGCATCGGACGGACGGGCAGCTGTGGGTGCCGGAGCGCGAGTGCGGCGTCGCGGCGCCGGCGTCGCTGGTTCGGGGGTTGTTGGACGGGTGGGTTGCCGACAGCCCTGACTCTCGTGACTGGCGGGATTTGGAAGAGGTCTGCTAGGTCGTTTTTCGGCTGCGGGCTCGTTGTGGCTGGTCGCGCAGTTCCCCGCGCCCCTGTGGGGCGCGCCCCCCTTACCCTGTATCAGCATCTACCCCCTGTTTTGGTTTGAGGAAGGCATCGTCGGTCATGGCGCAGCAGGACACCGATCAGCAGCACGCGGGCGTGCTTCCCGTGGACGACGAGGGTTTCGTCATCGACACCCAGGACGCCGAGGAGCGCGAGAACGGCTGGCGTGAGCGCGGCACCTCGCGGCCCATCACCGTCGTCGGAAACCCCGTCCTGCACAAGGAGTGCAAGGACGTCACCGAGTTCGGTGCCGAGCTGGACCAGCTGGTCGCGGACATGTTCGCCTCGCAGCGCACCGCCGAGGGCGTGGGCCTGGCCGCCAACCAGATCGGCGTCGATCTGAAGGTCTTCGTCTACGACTGCATGGACGACGAGGGCACCCGGCACGTCGGTGTCGTCTGCAACCCCAAGCTCGTCGACCTGCCCGCCGAGAAGCGCCGCCTGGACGACAGCAACGAGGGCTGCCTGTCGGTGCCGACCGCGTACGCGCCGCTCGCGCGCCCCGACTACGCCGAGGTGACCGGGCAGGACGAGAAGGGCAACCCGATCAAGGTGCGCGGCACCGGGTACTTCGCTCGGTGTTTGCAGCACGAGACCGATCACCTGTACGGGTACCTCTACATCGACCGGCTCTCGAAGCGCGAACGCAAGGACGCGCTGCGGCAGATGGCCGAGAACGAGCCCCGCTACCCCGTGGTCGCCAACGACTGAGAGTGACTGGGGCCCCACAAGTCCCGTACGTACGGCGCCTGTTCAGGAACCTCTTCCTGAACAGGCGCCGTTCGTCTGTCCGTCGCACGTTCGATCGCTTGTGCTCTCTTACTGATCCAGAACCAGTCACACAAGGGGAGATTCTCGGCACTGTGGGGTAGTGAATGGTGCAAATCCGTTCCCAGAACGGTCAGTTGTGGTGCTGAATGGGAAGTGCGGGGATACGCAACGGCGCACGCCCGGTACAGCGGGAGGGGCGTGCGCAACTGGCGGCTGAGAGGGGTTAGTTCGTGCATGCTTTCTCACACGGCACCACATCGACACCGACAGCGGTCGCGGTCCCACCGTCGCTCTCTCTCCCGGTGATCGAGGCGGCGTTTCCCCGGCAACTCCACCCGTATTGGCCCCAGCTCCAGGAGAAGACACGCACCTGGCTGCTGGAAAAGCGGCTCATGCCGGCGGACAAGGTGGAGGAATATGCCGACGGTCTTTGCTACACGGACCTCATGGCGGGCTACTACCTCGGCGCCCCCGACGAGGTCCTCCAGGCGATAGCGGACTACAGTGCGTGGTTCTTCGTCTGGGACGACCGGCACGACCGCGACATCGTCCACGGCCGGACCGAGGCCTGGCGGCAGCTCAGGTTCCGGCTGCACGCGGCTCTCGACTCCCCGAGGGACCATCTGCACCACGAAGATCCGCTGGTCGCCGGGTTCGCGGACAGTATGGTGCGGCTCTACTCGTTCCTGCCGCGGACGTGGAACGCCCGGTTCGCCCGGCACTTCCACACGGTGATCGAGGCGTACGACCGCGAATTCCGCAACCGCACCGAAGGCGTCGTGCCGACCGTCGAGGAATATCTCGCTCTGCGCCGCCTCACCTTCGCGCACTGGATCTGGACGGATCTCCTGGAACCGAGCGCCGGCCGGGAACTCCCGGACCGGGTGCGGAAAAACCCGGCCTATCGGCGGGCGGCACTGCTGAGCCAGGAATTCGCCGCCTGGTACAACGACCTCTGCTCACTTCCCAAGGAAATAGCGGGCGACGAGGTCCACAATCTCGGGATAAGCCTCATCAAACACGAGGGGCTGAGCCTCGAACAGGCGGTCCGGGAAGTAAGGCGACGCGTCGAGGAATGCATCAACGATTTCCTCGTCGCCGAGAACGACGCCTTGCGGTTCGCGGACTCGCTCGCCGACGGAACGGTCCACGGAAAAGAGCTGAGCCACACCGTGCGGGCCTGCGTCGGCAATATGCGCAACTGGTTCAGCACCGTCTACTGGTTCCACCACGAGTCCGGCCGGTACACGGTCGACAGCTGGGACGACCGGTCCACGCCCCCGTACGTCAACAACGAAGCGGCAGGTGAGCAATGACCGTCGAGTCCGTACGGCCCGAAGCACCGGTGACCCCGGAGTCCGGGCTGCGTGAAGCACCCCTCGCGGGCGGTGGCGTCCCGCTCCTGGGACACGGCCTGAAGCTGCTGCGCGACCCGCTGGCCTTCATGTCCCAGCTGCGCGACCACGGCGACGTCGTACGCCTCAAGCTGGGTCCCAAGGAGGTGTACGCGCCCACCACCCCGGACCTCACCGGAGCCCTCGCGCTCAACCCCGACTTCGTCATCGCCGGGCCGCTGTGGGAGTCCCTGGAGGCCCTGCTCGGCAAGGAGGGCGTGGCCACCGCCAACGGCCCGCGGCACCGGCGTCAGCGGCGCACCATCCAGCCCGCCTTCCGGCTCGACGCGATCCCCGGGTACGGGCCGATCATGGAGGAGGAGGCGCACGCGCTCACCGAGCGCTGGCAGCCCGGCGAGACCATCGACTGCACCACCGAGTCCTTCCGGGTCGCCGTCCGCATCGCCGCCCGCTGTCTGCTGCGCGGCGACTTCATGGACGAACGCGCGGAGCGGCTCTGCGTCGCCCTCGCCACCGTCTTCCGCGGGATGTACCGGCGGATGGTCGTCCCTCTCGGGCCGCTCTACAACCTGCCGCTGCCGCCCAACCGGAAATTCAACGCGGCGCTGGCCGATTTGCATCTCCTCGTCGACGAGATCATCGCCGAGCGCCGCGCATCTGGTCAAAAGCCGGACGATTTGCTGACGGCATTGCTGGAGGCGAAGGACGACAATGGCGACCCCATCGGGGAACAGGAGATCCACGACCAGGTCGTCGCCATAGTCACCCCGGGCAGCGAAACGGTGGCGTCCACGATCATGTGGCTGCTCCAAGTCCTCGCGGAACATCCGGAACACGCGGACAGGGTGCGCGACGAGGTCGAATCCGTAACCGGCGGCCGTCCTGTCGCATTCGACGACGTTCGCTCGTTGCGGCACACCAACAATGTCGTCGTCGAGGCGATGCGTTTGCGTCCCGCGGTGTGGATATTGACGCGCCGCGCGGTCACCGACACGGAACTCGGTGGCTACCGCATTCCGGCCGGTGCGGACATCGTCTACAGCCCGTACGCGGTGCAGCGCGATCCGAAGTCGTACAAGGGCAGCCTGGAGTTCGACCCCGACCGCTGGCTTCCGGAACGGGTCAAGGAGGTGCCGAAATACGCCATGAGCCCGTTCAGCGTCGGCAACCGCAAGTGCCCGAGCGACCACTTCTCGATGGCGCAGCTGTCGCTGATCACGGCGGCGCTCGCGACGAAGTACCGCTTCGAGCAGGTGGCGGGGTCGGACGACGGGACCCGGGTGGGCATCACGCTCCGCCCGCACAAGCTGCTGCTGCGGCCGGTCCCGAGGTGATCAGGCGGCTGCTTCCGGGCCCCTGAACGTCCGCCGATAGGCGTTCGGGGTGGTCCCCAGCGCCCGGACGAACTGATGGCGCAGTGCGGCCGCGGTGCCGAACCCCGTTCGGCCCGCGACCGCGTCCACCGTCTCGTCCGTCCCTTCCAGCAACCGCTGGGCGAGCAGCACGCGTTGCCGCAGGACCCAGCGGTAGGGCGTGGTCCCGGTCTCCTGCTGGAAGCGGCGGGCGAAGGTGCGCGGCGACATGTGCGCGCGCTCGGCGAGCTGCTCGACGGCGACCTCCTCGTCGAGATGCCGCTCCATCCAGACGAGGACCTCGCCGACGGTGTCGCAGGAGTTCTTCGGCACCGGCCGCTCGATGTACTGCGCCTGTCCGCCGTCCCGGTGCGGCGGTACGACCATCCGGCGGGCGATCTTGTTGGCGACCTCGGTGCCCTGCTCCTTCCGCACGATGTGCAGACAGGCGTCGATGCCGGCGGCGGTGCCGGCGGAGGTGATCACGGGGTCCTCGTCGACGTAGAGCACGTCGGGCTCGATGACCGCCCGGGGGCAGCGCAGGGCGAGTTCGCGGGCCTGCTTCCAGTGCACGCTGCACCGCCGCCCGTCGAGCAGCCCGGTGGCCCCGAGCACGAAGACGCCGGAACAGACGCTGAGGACGCGGGCGCCACGGTCGGCGGCCCGGCGCAGGGCGTCGAGCAGCTCGGGCGGATAGTCCCGTACGACGTAGTCCGCCCCCGCCGGTACGGCGATGAGGTCGGCCTCCTCCAGTCGCTCCAGGCCGTAGGGCGTGGAGACGCTGAGTCCGCCGACATGGGTGCCCAGCGTCGGCCCCTCGGCCGAGGCGACGGCGAAGTCGTACGTCGGGAGCCCCTCGTCACTGCGATCGATACCGAACACCTCGCAGACGACCCCGAGTTCGAAGGGGTGCACTCCGTCGAGCAGGACGGCGGCCACGTTCTTCAGCATGTTTCCAGTGTGCCTCGGAAGTGGCAGTAAATCGAGGGTGTGCGGCAGTACTGCCACTGTTGGTAAGGAGTGTTCAGCGCGAGAGTGGTGTCATGACTACCGCACAGACACAGGGACTGATCGGAATGCTGTTCGTTCTCGGACTCCTCGTCCTGCTGGTCGCCCCCGCGGTGATCGGCGTCGTCCGCGACCTGCGCATCGACCGCGAGCTCAGGGAGGCCGAACAGGGCCGCCGTCCGAAGGGCGCCGCCCCGCAGGCCGAGCCGCGGCGCCGCTACTTCACCACCACGGTGACCCACCACTCCTGAATCCCCTGGCAGGCGACCCGGCCGGAGTCGGTGGCGCACAGCGGGCGGGACGAACTGAGCCGGACGTGGCCCTTGGACTCCGCGCGGAACGCGGCGTTCGCGTCCCCGGGCAGCAGGACGAAGCCACTGTTGACGGCTGCCAGCCCACTTCCGTCGGCCTTCACGGGCCGCCACGGGCGGCTCTTCGTCCCGTCCAGCCCGACCCGGACGGTCCCGCCCACCGCCAGGCACACCGTGCGTCCGCTGTCCGAGGCGTGGAGCTCCGGCACGGACGCGCAGCCGGAGGGCGACACCGTAGCCCCGCTGTCGCCGCCGGACTCGGTGCCGCACCCGGCCAGCAGCAGGGCCGCGACGGCGAAGCTCGTGGTACTACGACGCATGACGGATCCCTCCTCGCCTCTCTGACGTGCCGGAGGCGAGAAGGGATCCATGGTGGGGGCTAGAAGTCCTCGTCCAGGTCGACCGTGCCCTCCACGGCGACCTGGTACGCGGACGGGCGACGCTCGAAGAAGTTCGTCAGTTCCTGGACGCCCTGGAGCTCCATGAAGGAGAACGGGTTCTCCGAGCCGTACACCGGGGCGAAGCCCAGGCGGGTGAGGCGCTGGTCGGCGACGCACTCCAGGTACTGGCGCATCGAATCGGTGTTCATGCCCGGCAGACCGTCACCGCACAGGTCGCGGCCGAACTGAAGCTCCGCCTCGACCGCCTCCCGCATCATGTCCGTGACCTGCTGCTGGAGCCGGTCGTCGAAGAGCCCCGGCTCCTCCTTGCGGACGGTGTCGACCACGTCGAACGCGAAGCTCATGTGCATGGTCTCGTCGCGGAACACCCAGTTGGTGCCGGTGGCGAGACCGTGCAGCAGACCCCGGCTGCGGAACCAGTAGACGTACGCGAAGGCACCGTAGAAGAACAGGCCCTCGATGCACGCGGCGAAGCAGATCAGGTTGAGCAGGAAGCGGCGGCGGTCGGCCTGCGACTCCAGGCGGTCCAGCTTCTCGACCTCGTTGATCCACTTGAAGCAGAACTCGGCCTTCTCGCGGATGGACGGGATGTTCTCCACCGCCGCGAACGCCGCCGTCCGGTCCTCCGGGTCGGGGAGGTAGGTGTCGAGGAGCGTCAGATAGAACTGGACGTGCACCGCTTCCTCGAAGAGCTGCCTGGAGAGATACAGGCGCGCCTCGGGGGAGTTGATGTGCTTGTACAGCGTCAGCACCAGGTTGTTCGCCACGATCGAGTCACCCGTCGCGAAGAACGCGACCAGCCGGCCGATCAGGTGCTGCTCCTCCGGCGTCAGCTTCGCCAGGTCGGCGACGTCCGAGTGGAGGTCGACCTCCTCGACGGTCCAGGTGTTCTTGATGGCGTCCCGGTAGCGCTCGTAGAAGTCCGGG includes:
- a CDS encoding HD-GYP domain-containing protein: MEAVPARARVYVAGVALAALYGLHLLPSVRAPWWAVALLAVLYAGGERLTGSFYPVLLAGAFLLPPPAAALVAVPGALLAPVARRPRLLRRIWRASQLAVAAWAASRVHWALGGRDAVVDSDFPYALVPAGAAVVVFCLVLTVLDGGILTLAEGVPARLAWQGLFVRSLAPIAVHGLAGLMMAVLWRSPYGPVAALLVLLPMCVSWWAFAQYHRERAAHQATIRALVQAVDIKDEYTRGHSERVGQASMMIARELGMDEGRIEVLRFAGILHDVGKLGVPTRLLRKDGPLTPEERRIIELHPEYGHEMVRGISFLGEARAAVLHHHERLDGSGYPYGLVGAQIPESARVVAVADAFDAMTSTRSYSRARPVGTALEELERCAGTQFDPRMVTALVRALGRHGWHPAVTADEATRVPGPRHPVGNRSGVRP
- a CDS encoding HD-GYP domain-containing protein → MTAGRPPVLLTLVHGSAALVAAVSLAVTFWSGLEDRGVAVAFGVLIAVGELTRWTGAQVREAAPLGAAGALSYALLGADAGRATQHGVAQVVAVVVAAGLLGSVPHIWRGGGRTPDHLARRVLSTGFAAVCFQPLYNQGVFTAWGGPAYALLLLALLALTALCDAVLAAALRHSRTRWPFGPLLRDELRALLGIGSAVCATGAVMALAVAVVGLWALPVFCVPLLLTQLSFRRYAAVRATYRQTIASLARATEIAGYTPAGHARRVAALSRAVGRDLGLSGRDLTVLEYAALMHDIGQLSLVDPVPAGATATLPAEEQRRIALLGGAVVRQTGVDGAVAVVVERQADPYRQQPVAARIVRTVNAYEEKARDAGPGGPLTALEELRLATAGEHAPDVVEALARVLARDCLTLPRAG
- a CDS encoding tetratricopeptide repeat protein, producing the protein MRIFGKGRHRPSASWRQATDRAFTLIGDGRYEDAGALLTRAADLEPWLSESWFNLALLHKFRHDWEQARAAGLRAVALLDREAGAPDWWNVGIAATALQDWPLARRAWQAYGLRVPGGAADSGEPVGMDLGSAAVRLSPEGEAEVVWGRRLDPARVEVLSIPLPSSGRRWGEVVLHDGVPHGERTTAAGHSYPVFDEIELWAPSPVPTWVVLLEAATEADRDALEQLAADAGFAAEDWSSSVRLLCRMCSESRMPSDEGDGEHLDPHDHSEPGHPGPLGHRTDGQLWVPERECGVAAPASLVRGLLDGWVADSPDSRDWRDLEEVC
- the def gene encoding peptide deformylase yields the protein MAQQDTDQQHAGVLPVDDEGFVIDTQDAEERENGWRERGTSRPITVVGNPVLHKECKDVTEFGAELDQLVADMFASQRTAEGVGLAANQIGVDLKVFVYDCMDDEGTRHVGVVCNPKLVDLPAEKRRLDDSNEGCLSVPTAYAPLARPDYAEVTGQDEKGNPIKVRGTGYFARCLQHETDHLYGYLYIDRLSKRERKDALRQMAENEPRYPVVAND
- the cyc1 gene encoding epi-isozizaene synthase → MHAFSHGTTSTPTAVAVPPSLSLPVIEAAFPRQLHPYWPQLQEKTRTWLLEKRLMPADKVEEYADGLCYTDLMAGYYLGAPDEVLQAIADYSAWFFVWDDRHDRDIVHGRTEAWRQLRFRLHAALDSPRDHLHHEDPLVAGFADSMVRLYSFLPRTWNARFARHFHTVIEAYDREFRNRTEGVVPTVEEYLALRRLTFAHWIWTDLLEPSAGRELPDRVRKNPAYRRAALLSQEFAAWYNDLCSLPKEIAGDEVHNLGISLIKHEGLSLEQAVREVRRRVEECINDFLVAENDALRFADSLADGTVHGKELSHTVRACVGNMRNWFSTVYWFHHESGRYTVDSWDDRSTPPYVNNEAAGEQ
- a CDS encoding cytochrome P450 encodes the protein MTVESVRPEAPVTPESGLREAPLAGGGVPLLGHGLKLLRDPLAFMSQLRDHGDVVRLKLGPKEVYAPTTPDLTGALALNPDFVIAGPLWESLEALLGKEGVATANGPRHRRQRRTIQPAFRLDAIPGYGPIMEEEAHALTERWQPGETIDCTTESFRVAVRIAARCLLRGDFMDERAERLCVALATVFRGMYRRMVVPLGPLYNLPLPPNRKFNAALADLHLLVDEIIAERRASGQKPDDLLTALLEAKDDNGDPIGEQEIHDQVVAIVTPGSETVASTIMWLLQVLAEHPEHADRVRDEVESVTGGRPVAFDDVRSLRHTNNVVVEAMRLRPAVWILTRRAVTDTELGGYRIPAGADIVYSPYAVQRDPKSYKGSLEFDPDRWLPERVKEVPKYAMSPFSVGNRKCPSDHFSMAQLSLITAALATKYRFEQVAGSDDGTRVGITLRPHKLLLRPVPR
- a CDS encoding helix-turn-helix domain-containing protein codes for the protein MLKNVAAVLLDGVHPFELGVVCEVFGIDRSDEGLPTYDFAVASAEGPTLGTHVGGLSVSTPYGLERLEEADLIAVPAGADYVVRDYPPELLDALRRAADRGARVLSVCSGVFVLGATGLLDGRRCSVHWKQARELALRCPRAVIEPDVLYVDEDPVITSAGTAAGIDACLHIVRKEQGTEVANKIARRMVVPPHRDGGQAQYIERPVPKNSCDTVGEVLVWMERHLDEEVAVEQLAERAHMSPRTFARRFQQETGTTPYRWVLRQRVLLAQRLLEGTDETVDAVAGRTGFGTAAALRHQFVRALGTTPNAYRRTFRGPEAAA
- a CDS encoding ribonucleotide-diphosphate reductase subunit beta; amino-acid sequence: MTSEAKNLLDPGFELTLRPMRYPDFYERYRDAIKNTWTVEEVDLHSDVADLAKLTPEEQHLIGRLVAFFATGDSIVANNLVLTLYKHINSPEARLYLSRQLFEEAVHVQFYLTLLDTYLPDPEDRTAAFAAVENIPSIREKAEFCFKWINEVEKLDRLESQADRRRFLLNLICFAACIEGLFFYGAFAYVYWFRSRGLLHGLATGTNWVFRDETMHMSFAFDVVDTVRKEEPGLFDDRLQQQVTDMMREAVEAELQFGRDLCGDGLPGMNTDSMRQYLECVADQRLTRLGFAPVYGSENPFSFMELQGVQELTNFFERRPSAYQVAVEGTVDLDEDF